The following are encoded in a window of Labrus bergylta chromosome 16, fLabBer1.1, whole genome shotgun sequence genomic DNA:
- the foxd7 gene encoding forkhead box D7, whose amino-acid sequence MTLGLDIMEDVVIDVVGEGVRDSAEEQILPLDEQERSTETCSSLSTEGDTFSPASTCPPSISKGPASVKPPYSYIALITMAILQSPKKRLTLSEICDFISQRFAYYKEKFPAWQNSIRHNLSLNDCFVKMPREPGNPGKGNYWTLDPNSSDMFENGSFLRRRKRFKRQHFRFDPLKEQHLEPSGLHGFPHAAYGLQLPGLELYPYLHQHPPSPCTTIPPVSSLLPALSSFFSRSALTAKAFFQAQPGIDAFSPAQCAAYSPPLTSSLAYASPALFHPAASPHLLSLQQEYHKLRTQRDSELLKHISTATNE is encoded by the coding sequence ATGACATTGGGTTTGGACATCATGGAGGATGTTGTTATCGACGTAGTGGGGGAAGGAGTCAGAGACAGCGCAGAGGAGCAGATCTTACCTTTGGATGAGCAGGAGCGCAGCACCGAGACCTGCAGCAGTCTGAGCACGGAGGGGGACACCTTCAGTCCTGCATCGACCTGCCCGCCCTCTATCAGCAAAGGTCCCGCGTCCGTGAAGCCTCCGTACTCTTACATCGCTCTGATCACCATGGCCATCCTGCAGAGTCCGAAGAAGCGGCTCACCCTCAGCGAGATCTGTGACTTCATCAGCCAGCGCTTCGCGTACTACAAGGAGAAGTTCCCCGCCTGGCAGAACTCCATCCGGCACAATCTGTCTCTGAATGACTGCTTCGTAAAGATGCCCAGAGAGCCCGGGAACCCTGGCAAGGGCAACTACTGGACCCTGGACCCCAACTCCTCGGATATGTTTGAGAACGGGAGTTTTCTGCGGCGCAGGAAGCGCTTCAAGCGGCAGCATTTCCGCTTCGACCCCCTGAAGGAGCAGCACCTGGAGCCCAGCGGACTGCACGGCTTCCCGCACGCCGCCTACGGGCTGCAGCTGCCCGGGCTGGAGCTTTACCCCTACCTCCACCAGCACCCGCCCTCCCCGTGCACCACCATCCCACCTGTCAGCAGCCTCCTGCCCGCGCTCTCCAGCTTCTTCTCCCGCAGCGCGCTCACAGCCAAGGCGTTCTTCCAGGCGCAGCCGGGCATCGATGCCTTCTCCCCGGCTCAGTGTGCCGCGTACTCCCCTCCTCTCACCTCCAGCTTGGCCTACGCCTCCCCCGCGCTCTTCCACCCCGCAGCGTCCCCGCACCTCCTCAGTTTACAGCAGGAGTATCACAAATTACGGACTCAGCGGGACTCCGAGCTGCTCAAACACATCAGCACTGCGACCAACGAGTAA